One Corynebacterium matruchotii genomic window, CCCGCACCATGGTGCGCCACCACCGTGGCGGGACAGGAACTCGACCCAACCATCCCCCTGGCTCAATGCCACCTCACCCAGGGCGACATCCTGGTCATCAGCCCCATTACCGAAACCCCCACCCCGGTTGTCCGGGATGCGGCAGAACTCTTGGAAAACCTCACCCAGGCCACCCCACCACCAATCGGCACAGTCTTCTGCGCCGGACTGGCCGGACTATTAGGGCTCATACTCTTGGTGGCGACCCTGCCCGGGGTGCCGCTCATACTGCGGCTGCTCATCCCAGTGGTAGCGGCTCTCGGCATGCTGCTTTGGACACGCAAGCTCTTCTTCACCCCCATCACCGTTGGCGGGATCAGCCTCACCACCCTCATAGCCATAGCCGGCTCCCCCACCCTGCCAACGGGGGCACACATGAGCGATAGCCAATTTGCCCGCATGTGGGCATTAGCATGTGCGTGTGCAGGCATTGTCCTGATTGTTAGCACTCTCCTGCTCAGGTTTATCACCCCGCATATCTCCACCATTAGTACGCTCATCACCATTGGAAGCAGCCTCATCATCATGGCAGTGGGCGCCTGCTTCTATCATCCTCCGCTGATAGCGCTCACCGATCCTACCTGGTCGTGGCTGGTCAATGCGGCCGCCCTCGTAGTCGCAGTAGGAATAATCACGCTGGCGTTTTCGCCCCTCTTATCGATCAAAATCGCCGGCGTCCGAGTCCCACAACTCCCCACCTCTGGGCAGGATTTATCAATATCGGACGCGAACCAGACGGACACCCCACGCCGAGCTCTCCTAGCCCAACACATCCTCGACGGAATCATGATCGGGCTCGGTTGTGTCCTCAGCCCCGCAATAATCGTGGTATGTGGCTGGGCACCACAACGAAACTTCAGCTTTGCCCTAGCCGTCTGCATGTGTCTCAGCCTTGTCGTACACGCCCACCGGCACCACGGGTCGCCCCGCACCTGGTCGCTCTGGATCCCAGCCATGGCGGCAGCATGCGGTACAGCACTATCAGCAAGCCCCCACCTCATAGACAGCACCGCACCACCCGCACACCCTGGCCTCATCATCGCAGCTTTTCTCGTATCCACCATAGTATTCACCGCCCCAGGCTGGGCAAAGCACCTCACCGACCTGGAACCCACCACAGTGGTTTGGGTGGAACGGGCCGAACTGCTCAGCATTGCTGCTTGCCTCCCCCTAGCCCTCCATCTCGTCGGCCTATTCAGCCTGCTTCGTGGAATAGCATTATGATCCGCCGACTTCTCACCACGCTAATCCTATGGATATTAGTCCTCACCCTAATACCGCCACCAACAACCGCGGCAGACCCACCACCAACCACCTCAACGCCGAATACTGCGCCGAAACGCCCAACAGACTGCGCCACAACATTCGCCGCCAACCCGGAACTCATCAAATACCAGGCTGCCGTATCCGACCACTATCGTGACGTCCACAAACTCGCCACCGGAATGGGCGTCACCATAGGCATTATCGACACCGGTGTCGCGCCACACCCCCGGCTACCACCGATCACGGACGGCGGCGACTTTCTCGAACCCAAGGCAGGCGCCACCGTTGACTGCGACGCCCACGGCACCATTGTCGCCGGTGTCATCGCAGCACACGATACTGGAGACGGCATTGTGGGCGTAGCCCCAGATGCCGCAATCATGTCATTTAGGCAAACCAGCTCCCAATCCAAAGAAACTGACACCGGTGGCACACTTGCCACCCTCACCACCGCCATCAACACAGCCATCGACAAAAAGGTGCAGGTCATCAATATTTCGGTGGTATCCTGCTTACCGCCCGGCGCGCCACCGATCGACACCCGAGAATTCGATGCGGCAATACAACGGGCTGAGGAACACGGGATCGTTATCGTCGCCGCGGCCGGCAATATGGGGAACAACTGTCAGCAAGGATCCGTGGTATATCCGGCGCATCACACCATGGTGGTCGGGGTGACCGCCACGAGTGATTCTTACCAACCGACGGAATATTCCATTAAATCGCCCCATCCCACGATCAGTGCCCTGGGAACGGTCTATGCGGGTTTAGATCCGCTTGGCTCCGGGTTGAGCACGGGAATAGTGCAGCACACCACAGTGTTGCCGTTTGAGGGCACGAGTTTTGCCGCACCCATGGTGACCGGCACGGTAGCGCTATTGCGGCAACGACACCCGTCGGCCAGTGCTCAGCAGATTCGAAACATGTTGTTTGCCAGCGTGGATCCGAGCAATGGCACATTAGACATTGGTCGGGTGGTGCAGTATGTGATGGAGACGCAGCCATCCGCGAGGGTAGTGGCGGTCAATGCTCAGCCAAAATCGTCTCCCATACCCATGTTGCGGGTGGGGTGGGTCATGGGAATAGTTGTGGTGATAGTGCTGGTGATTCTTGGATTAAAGCTTCGAACACAACGTCGAAAAGCGTGATGTTACATCACCGCATGCATGACTGGATCGAGCATAGAAAACCCACCCATTCGCCACACCACATAAGCGGTCAAACCAACAATTCCCCACACAAAAACAAAGCTAGTTGTGGCGAAGGAATAGCGGAAGGCTCTGGAGCGGCTTGCATACCAAGCGGTGACGTGCTCATATTCCCTAATCCCCCAGGAAAGCAGGCGGGTGGCCCAGTGAAGCTCCAGACTGAGAATGGCAACACCAATAAAAACGATAAGCCAACCAGGACCAGGAAGCGGGATAGCAATAATGCCAACAATGACAACAAACCAACCGACTATGAGAACAGCTGGTCGAACCAGAAAACCGAAGCGTTTCTGCTTCATATGATCGTGGTAGCGGGTGATTCCGTCTAATTTTGTTGCGACTGCTTCACGCATGGACGACATTAAGCAACCACCTCACTTCCAGTTGAATGGCACGCCCACTTTCTTTCCAACTTACTTGTTTATATCACATTTGGGTATAGAGACGCCCAGTTACCAGCAAAATCACAGGACATGATCGCTGGGATATATGTCACCATGGGTCGGTTTTTCTTGCCGAGATCCGTGATACGTGGTGGCTAATATAACGGTTGAAGTGCCTGCTGTTTACTCAATGTCGTTCCCGAAGGCAAAAGCCGCAACAAATCCCAACGAATCGAATAAAAATGCGATATCCCCAATGCTGCAGCGGTTTCCTGACTCTCTACTTGATGCCGCAACCCATGGGCCGACACCACATGGATGCCGCTACCGGTATCCACGCCCACTGCCCAGCCAGGGCCGACAAAATGTGTAGCTACCGCTTTACCTGCTAACGCTACCGCCTCACCCCACGCAGGTTTCCCCTTAATGAGGGGAGCTGTTTCTACCTCACCGTGTTCCGCTACGCACAATGGTTGCGCGGTGGGATCAACCCAGGTCGGCACCCGATCTGGCAGGGGAAGATCCGTTAATGTTTTCGAATCGGGGTTTGCGCCTAGTTCCGTGGCGGTGCCGTCCCGCATGTGTATCCCGGCGTCTAATAGGATATCGGCCTGAATCGGTGTCAGGTGCACCACCCCATCGGCGGTTCGCGCCCAGAGCTGCGGATTATTTGCACCAGGGATGCGAAGGATTTCCAGGATGCCGGTCGGTATGGCTGCGGGTGGTTTTTCGGCGATGGCGGAGAATACTTGTGGTGGTGGGCTCCAGCGTGGTGTGGTTGGGGCAATGCCTAGTCGATGGCGAATGTTCCGGCCGTCTGGCGTGTCGGCGGGTGGGAGGAGCCTGCGGCCGTCGGCGGTGACCAGCCATTCGGCTTGATCTACCAGGCCCACTATGGCGTGGTCTACAGCGAGTCGCTGGAATGTGAGGGTTGTTTGGTTGGTGTCCGTCGGGTTAGCACCGGTTTCCTGCATGATGACGGTGATTTGGCTCGGGGCCGTGTCAAGCCGATTCACTGGTTTCGTCGTGGTGTGGCAGGCGTGGGACAGGAGCTTTTGGGTTGCGGTGTCTGGGGGTGCGATGAGCCCTGGCGCGTCTACGATTCCAATGGGAATGGCTTTGGGGAGGTTTTTAAGAACGGTGTCGCTGCCGGTGTGAATGTCGGCGGCTTCGCCAACGATGAGTCGGGCGCTGGCTAGGTTCGCTACTGGGTGGAGTTTATTGTCGATCCGAACGTAGAGTTGGCCACTTTCCGCTTGAATAATGGCCGCATCACCAGGGTCGATGGCGGGTTTGAATACTGCCATGGCAAGGGCGCCAAGGCATATGAGTACGGTAGCGGCGAGACTAAAGACGTGTGCCCGGTTGCGGGTGGCGAGTGGGTCGTGGATCATGCGGATGTCACCGAGGACGAGTCCGTGTTCCAGGCGTCGGGTGAGGAATTTATGCCCAGATATCTGGGCTTTAGTGGTGGGTGTGATGCCCATGTTGGCCTGCCTTGGGTGTAGGCGGCAAGCGGCGCAGAATGACCACCAGCCCCATCGTTTGTGGTGGTCATGTGGTTTTAGGTTACCAAACCTGCACTGGGTTTGGCAGTTTTACCCCTGTTAGCGGCACACGGGTTAATGTGGGGTCGAAGTGTAGGCTGACTGCTCTGGGTTGGCGTATTCTTGTTGGTGGTTTTCTGCGCGCCAATTTGAGCTTGCACCTACCCTTTTTCTGCAAGCATCCGTAAGCTCCTCGTACTGCCCCGGAGAACTCCAGCTCAGCAATTCTCCTCACTATCACAGCCTACGCGGCAAGGCGTTGCCTGGCCCATGGTGAGATTCTGCTACACCGCTTAGCCACCCCACCCTACACAAGTATCATAGGTGCTGAGCTGGAGTTCTCATTTGCCGCAGACCTTAAGGCACCTGGCAAAAGTGCTGAACCATAAAGTACAGCTCAGCACTTGTGATACCCCGGCGCCATGCCGCATCCAAGTACATCTCAGGGGTATGCCACCTGAGTAAATCGCTTGTTTACCATGCTTGCCACCACAACCACCCCGAAACCCAAGCTGGACTTTACCGATCCAGCACCCGGTTTCGAGCACCCCGAAACACACAACTCCAGCTCAGCACTTATGACGCTGGGCTACCACCCACCGGACACCTACCGAGCTAGGCAACCACCGTGATGAGCGCCGCCTCCCAAGCATC contains:
- the eccD gene encoding type VII secretion integral membrane protein EccD — encoded protein: MTTINTSHTLRLTVRIELFDASTSIDLTIPTSSSLAEIIDEILAIANLPTNPAPWCATTVAGQELDPTIPLAQCHLTQGDILVISPITETPTPVVRDAAELLENLTQATPPPIGTVFCAGLAGLLGLILLVATLPGVPLILRLLIPVVAALGMLLWTRKLFFTPITVGGISLTTLIAIAGSPTLPTGAHMSDSQFARMWALACACAGIVLIVSTLLLRFITPHISTISTLITIGSSLIIMAVGACFYHPPLIALTDPTWSWLVNAAALVVAVGIITLAFSPLLSIKIAGVRVPQLPTSGQDLSISDANQTDTPRRALLAQHILDGIMIGLGCVLSPAIIVVCGWAPQRNFSFALAVCMCLSLVVHAHRHHGSPRTWSLWIPAMAAACGTALSASPHLIDSTAPPAHPGLIIAAFLVSTIVFTAPGWAKHLTDLEPTTVVWVERAELLSIAACLPLALHLVGLFSLLRGIAL
- a CDS encoding S8 family serine peptidase encodes the protein MIRRLLTTLILWILVLTLIPPPTTAADPPPTTSTPNTAPKRPTDCATTFAANPELIKYQAAVSDHYRDVHKLATGMGVTIGIIDTGVAPHPRLPPITDGGDFLEPKAGATVDCDAHGTIVAGVIAAHDTGDGIVGVAPDAAIMSFRQTSSQSKETDTGGTLATLTTAINTAIDKKVQVINISVVSCLPPGAPPIDTREFDAAIQRAEEHGIVIVAAAGNMGNNCQQGSVVYPAHHTMVVGVTATSDSYQPTEYSIKSPHPTISALGTVYAGLDPLGSGLSTGIVQHTTVLPFEGTSFAAPMVTGTVALLRQRHPSASAQQIRNMLFASVDPSNGTLDIGRVVQYVMETQPSARVVAVNAQPKSSPIPMLRVGWVMGIVVVIVLVILGLKLRTQRRKA
- a CDS encoding TIGR02611 family protein, which produces MSSMREAVATKLDGITRYHDHMKQKRFGFLVRPAVLIVGWFVVIVGIIAIPLPGPGWLIVFIGVAILSLELHWATRLLSWGIREYEHVTAWYASRSRAFRYSFATTSFVFVWGIVGLTAYVVWRMGGFSMLDPVMHAVM
- the eccB gene encoding type VII secretion protein EccB, which encodes MGITPTTKAQISGHKFLTRRLEHGLVLGDIRMIHDPLATRNRAHVFSLAATVLICLGALAMAVFKPAIDPGDAAIIQAESGQLYVRIDNKLHPVANLASARLIVGEAADIHTGSDTVLKNLPKAIPIGIVDAPGLIAPPDTATQKLLSHACHTTTKPVNRLDTAPSQITVIMQETGANPTDTNQTTLTFQRLAVDHAIVGLVDQAEWLVTADGRRLLPPADTPDGRNIRHRLGIAPTTPRWSPPPQVFSAIAEKPPAAIPTGILEILRIPGANNPQLWARTADGVVHLTPIQADILLDAGIHMRDGTATELGANPDSKTLTDLPLPDRVPTWVDPTAQPLCVAEHGEVETAPLIKGKPAWGEAVALAGKAVATHFVGPGWAVGVDTGSGIHVVSAHGLRHQVESQETAAALGISHFYSIRWDLLRLLPSGTTLSKQQALQPLY